One part of the Sciurus carolinensis chromosome 4, mSciCar1.2, whole genome shotgun sequence genome encodes these proteins:
- the LOC124982209 gene encoding cell wall protein RTB1-like has protein sequence MEPRAHPHLQQQYLPTQDLSTDTRAHPHHQQQCLPTQDLSQTPELTHTISSSIFLPRTCPQTPELTHTVSSSVFLPRTSPHTPELTYTISSSVFPPRTCPQTPELTHIIRSSVFLTRTSPRTPELTHTISSSIFLPRTCPQTPELTHTVSSSVFLPRTSPHTPELTYTISSSVFLPSTCPRTPELTYTISSSVFPPRTCPQTPELTYTISSSVFLPGTCPRTPELTHTISSSVFPPRTCPQTPELTHTISSSVFLPRTCPHTPELTHTVSSSVFLPRTCPHTPELTHTVSSSVFPPRTCPQTPELTHTISSSVFPPRTSPQTPELTHTISSSVFPPRTSPQTPELTHTVSSSVFPPRTSPQTPELTHTVSSSVFPPRTSPQTPELTHTVSSSVFLPSTCPHTPELTYTVSSSVFPPRLCPQTPELTHTVSSSVFPPRTSPQTPELTHTVSSSVFPPRTSPQTPELTHTVSSSVFPPRTSPQTPELTHTVSSSVFPPKTSPRTPELTHTVSSSVFPPKTSPRTPELTHTRQQQCLRLPFVCSLPEESPQCGRV, from the coding sequence ATGGAACCAAGAGCTCATCCACACCTTCAGCAGCAGTATCTTCCCACCCAGGACCTCTCCACAGACACCAGAGCTCACCCACACCATCAGCAGCAGTGTCTTCCCACCCAGGACCTCTCACAAACACCAGAGCTCACCCACACCATCAGCAGCAGTATCTTCCTACCCAGGACCTGTCCACAGACACCAGAGCTCACCCACACCGTCAGCAGCAGTGTCTTCCTACCCAGGACCTCTCCACACACACCAGAGCTCACCTACACCATCAGCAGCAGTGTCTTCCCACCCAGGACCTGTCCACAGACACCAGAGCTCACCCACATCATCCGCAGCAGTGTCTTTCTAACCAGGACCTCTCCACGAACACCAGAGCTAACCCACACCATCAGCAGCAGTATCTTCCTACCCAGGACCTGTCCACAGACACCAGAGCTCACCCACACCGTCAGCAGCAGTGTCTTCCTACCCAGGACCTCTCCACACACACCAGAGCTCACCTACACCATCAGCAGCAGTGTCTTCCTACCCAGTACCTGTCCACGGACACCAGAGCTCACCTACACCATCAGCAGCAGTGTCTTCCCACCCAGGACCTGTCCACAGACACCAGAACTCACCTACACCATCAGCAGCAGTGTCTTCCTACCCGGTACCTGTCCACGGACACCAGAGCTCACCCACACCATCAGCAGCAGTGTCTTCCCACCCAGGACCTGTCCACAGACACCAGAGCTCACCCACACCATCAGCAGCAGTGTCTTCCTACCCAGGACCTGTCCACACACACCAGAGCTCACCCACACCGTCAGCAGCAGTGTCTTCCTACCCAGGACCTGTCCACACACACCAGAGCTCACCCACACCGTCAGCAGCAGTGTCTTCCCACCCAGGACCTGTCCACAGACACCAGAGCTCACCCACACCATCAGCAGCAGTGTCTTCCCACCCAGGACCTCTCCACAGACACCAGAGCTCACCCACACCATCAGCAGCAGTGTCTTCCCACCCAGGACCTCTCCACAGACACCAGAGCTCACCCACACCGTCAGCAGCAGTGTCTTCCCACCCAGGACCTCTCCACAGACACCAGAGCTCACCCACACCGTCAGCAGCAGTGTCTTCCCACCCAGGACCTCTCCACAGACACCAGAGCTCACCCACACCGTCAGCAGCAGTGTCTTCCTACCCAGTACCTGTCCACACACACCAGAGCTCACCTACACCGTCAGCAGCAGTGTCTTCCCACCCAGGCTCTGTCCACAGACACCAGAGCTCACCCACACCGTCAGCAGCAGTGTCTTCCCACCCAGGACCTCTCCACAGACACCAGAGCTCACCCACACCGTCAGCAGCAGTGTCTTCCCACCCAGGACCTCTCCACAGACACCAGAGCTCACCCACACCGTCAGCAGCAGTGTCTTCCCACCCAGGACCTCTCCACAGACACCAGAGCTCACCCACACTGTCAGCAGCAGTGTCTTCCCACCCAAGACCTCTCCACGGACACCAGAGCTCACCCACACCGTCAGCAGCAGTGTCTTCCCACCCAAGACCTCTCCACGGACACCAGAACTCACCCACACCCGTCAGCAGCAGTGTCTTCGCTTGCCCTTCGTCTGCTCTCTGCCTGAGGAGTCCCCACAATGTGGAAGAGTTTGA